In the genome of Desulfuromonas sp. DDH964, one region contains:
- a CDS encoding PilN domain-containing protein: protein MNPSLNLATKTYLNRRLLYAGYGVAMLLLLILLAGLGAYFWSCWQESQKLRAAIVQMERAAQPEVGTAEVRFSAEEYQRLRERIAFFNGVLAKDTFRWTDLLGRLERLVPAGIGLRSIQPDFRGRSLRISGLARNLDKLQNFLDRLLASEDIAAVYLLNQARIEPGRGQTGGGEELSFSLVLEGAF, encoded by the coding sequence ATGAATCCAAGTCTGAACCTGGCGACCAAAACCTACCTGAACCGCCGCCTGCTCTATGCCGGCTATGGGGTGGCGATGCTGCTTCTGCTGATATTGCTGGCGGGGCTGGGAGCTTATTTCTGGAGTTGCTGGCAGGAGAGCCAAAAACTGCGCGCAGCTATTGTCCAGATGGAGCGGGCAGCGCAGCCTGAAGTGGGTACTGCCGAAGTTCGCTTTTCCGCTGAGGAGTACCAGCGCCTGCGGGAACGGATTGCCTTTTTTAATGGTGTTCTGGCCAAGGATACCTTTCGCTGGACCGACCTCCTCGGGCGCCTGGAGAGGCTGGTTCCGGCGGGGATCGGGTTGCGCAGTATCCAGCCTGACTTTCGTGGCCGCTCGCTAAGAATCTCCGGCCTCGCCCGCAACCTTGACAAACTGCAGAATTTCCTCGATCGCCTGCTGGCGTCCGAGGATATTGCAGCGGTTTACCTGCTCAACCAGGCCCGCATTGAACCGGGCCGGGGGCAGACCGGGGGGGGGGAGGAACTGAGCTTCTCCCTGGTCCTCGAAGGAGCCTTTTGA
- the pilO gene encoding type 4a pilus biogenesis protein PilO codes for MVRESLWAAIWRTNRVLPILIGILLLVSLAAAAVAFWYVGPQLAALENDFLRAQQNYRDARKSGEVDESPQGLFRRGLADLQTLAAAIPDRTDFTGLIGDLFAMAGQSRLAIDRVNYDPAPVKGEEELLSYTVSFTVTGDYGQVKKFIYLIEHSPRLVAIEELNLNTSSGAERPDQINLGLRLTTYFRKPAP; via the coding sequence ATGGTCCGGGAATCGCTCTGGGCGGCTATCTGGCGCACCAACCGCGTGTTGCCAATACTAATCGGCATCCTGTTGCTGGTGAGTCTTGCCGCGGCAGCTGTGGCATTCTGGTACGTCGGCCCGCAGCTGGCTGCCCTGGAGAACGACTTTCTCCGTGCCCAGCAGAATTATCGTGACGCCCGCAAGTCCGGAGAGGTTGACGAATCACCCCAGGGGCTCTTCCGGCGCGGTCTTGCCGACCTGCAAACCTTGGCGGCGGCTATTCCCGATCGGACCGACTTCACCGGCCTGATCGGCGATCTCTTCGCGATGGCGGGTCAGTCCAGGCTTGCCATCGACCGGGTCAATTACGACCCCGCCCCGGTCAAGGGCGAGGAGGAGTTGCTCAGCTACACCGTCTCCTTCACGGTGACCGGCGATTACGGGCAGGTCAAAAAGTTCATCTACCTTATTGAGCATTCCCCGCGTCTGGTGGCCATCGAGGAATTGAACCTGAATACTTCTTCAGGAGCAGAGCGCCCCGACCAGATCAACCTCGGGCTGCGGTTGACGACCTATTTTCGGAAGCCGGCACCATGA
- a CDS encoding secretin N-terminal domain-containing protein, with the protein MFCVLFVLLALLLGGCAAKKSFVAGEDLMAQGQYDAAVEKYLAAASGDPDTDEYRVKLANARAKAGWAHLQKGRELSAGNELNAAVDEFRRSISYDPSLAVAGLELKQAEARIQAGLLIDEAEDFYRQRRFAPARKNLQQALILDPENLRARTLLEKVQSSGGTILDGQELDVASDKPITLKFKDAQIKEVFSILSKLSGINFLFDEDTKEQKVTVFLEDASFAQALELLLKMNNLGKRVLNPKTVIIYSSSKDKEKQYQDQLIQTFYLSNIDAKKAVNLLRTMLQLRKIYVHEELNALVIRDTPDVIRLAQQIIEAADRGDAEVIYELELVEISHTDNLDIGARLKSYGTSFGFVNPGETSIGDSITVNGMSGLRNLDFLYTIPSATFNLQKTLTDSEILANPKIRVRNKEKAKVHIGSREPVITVTTTGTDTRSDNIQYVDVGVKVEVEPSVQLDNTVITKLGLEVSNVTNRMTTDNGTLALTISTTNANTSLTLKDGETTILGGLIRDDYSKTKNTFPFLGRIPLVGDLLSGHKRDKTKREILLSITPHIVKALELPRSDVASIWSGGEDDLKAGPNFSAFAAPLEAQQNKTAPPPAPGRNPVTQGAAVPGEAEFSVSSLPATPAQPLQPAVTSPAGAGLEGPPPATMSPGNPESALPVLPPPQEPPAMMEVPQAQMPAAASLPLALPPPGTEGKPLPPGNVPEVTLPPLELAPAPAEARIFLKGPGLVTVGEEFVVEVAVDAMQNLYSAPFFLFFPPELCSFVRAEEGEFLGASGASTIFTSSANRDKGQLIIGTKQGAAGTGSSGAGILARVVFTAQAVGRGEITLDRVNFRDPAGNRLSVVTDGLPIEVR; encoded by the coding sequence GTGTTTTGCGTTCTGTTCGTGTTACTTGCCCTGCTGCTTGGCGGTTGCGCGGCCAAGAAGTCTTTCGTCGCCGGCGAGGACTTGATGGCCCAGGGCCAATACGATGCGGCGGTTGAAAAGTATCTGGCTGCTGCCAGCGGGGACCCGGATACCGACGAGTACCGGGTCAAACTCGCCAACGCCCGGGCCAAGGCGGGTTGGGCACATCTTCAAAAGGGGCGGGAATTATCCGCCGGGAACGAATTGAATGCTGCTGTCGATGAATTCCGCCGCTCCATCAGCTATGACCCTAGTCTCGCGGTCGCCGGGCTGGAGCTCAAGCAGGCGGAGGCGCGGATCCAGGCCGGACTGCTCATTGACGAAGCCGAGGATTTTTACCGGCAGCGCCGTTTTGCCCCGGCCCGGAAAAACCTGCAACAGGCGCTGATTCTTGACCCGGAGAACCTCCGCGCCCGCACCCTGCTCGAAAAGGTCCAAAGCTCCGGGGGAACCATCCTGGATGGCCAGGAACTCGATGTTGCTTCGGACAAACCGATCACCCTCAAGTTTAAGGATGCGCAGATCAAGGAGGTCTTCAGCATCCTCTCCAAGCTCTCCGGGATCAATTTCCTTTTCGACGAAGATACCAAGGAGCAGAAGGTCACCGTCTTTCTCGAGGACGCCAGTTTTGCCCAGGCCCTCGAACTGCTGCTGAAGATGAACAACCTCGGCAAGCGGGTGCTCAACCCGAAGACCGTGATCATCTACAGCAGCAGCAAGGACAAGGAGAAGCAGTACCAGGACCAGCTGATCCAGACCTTCTATCTTTCCAACATCGATGCCAAGAAGGCGGTCAACCTGCTGCGGACGATGCTGCAACTGCGCAAGATCTATGTCCACGAAGAATTGAACGCCCTGGTGATCCGCGATACGCCCGATGTCATCCGGTTGGCGCAGCAGATAATCGAGGCCGCCGATCGCGGCGATGCCGAGGTCATTTATGAGCTGGAACTGGTCGAGATCAGCCACACCGACAACCTCGATATCGGCGCCCGGCTGAAAAGCTATGGCACCAGTTTCGGCTTCGTCAACCCGGGTGAGACCTCCATCGGGGACAGCATCACCGTCAACGGTATGAGCGGGCTGCGCAACCTCGATTTTCTCTACACCATTCCCTCTGCCACCTTCAATTTGCAGAAGACCCTGACCGATTCGGAGATTCTGGCCAACCCGAAGATCCGGGTGCGCAACAAGGAGAAGGCCAAGGTTCATATCGGCTCGCGCGAACCGGTCATCACTGTCACCACCACCGGGACTGATACCCGTTCCGACAATATCCAGTACGTCGATGTCGGGGTCAAGGTCGAGGTCGAGCCAAGCGTGCAGCTGGACAATACCGTGATCACCAAGCTCGGGCTCGAAGTCAGCAACGTCACCAACCGAATGACCACCGATAATGGTACCCTGGCGCTGACCATCTCCACCACCAACGCCAACACCTCCCTCACCCTCAAGGACGGGGAAACGACCATTCTCGGTGGCCTGATCCGTGACGATTACTCCAAGACCAAAAATACCTTTCCGTTCCTCGGCCGGATTCCTCTGGTGGGCGACCTCCTCTCCGGCCACAAGCGCGACAAGACCAAGCGCGAGATCCTGCTTTCGATCACCCCCCATATCGTCAAGGCCCTCGAATTGCCCAGGTCGGATGTCGCCAGCATCTGGTCGGGTGGGGAGGATGACTTGAAGGCGGGGCCGAACTTCAGCGCCTTCGCTGCGCCGCTCGAGGCACAGCAGAATAAAACCGCGCCCCCTCCCGCTCCTGGGCGCAACCCGGTTACTCAGGGGGCTGCTGTTCCTGGTGAAGCTGAGTTCTCCGTGTCCTCATTACCTGCAACTCCGGCGCAGCCGTTGCAGCCTGCGGTCACTTCTCCGGCAGGGGCAGGGCTGGAAGGTCCACCTCCAGCCACAATGAGCCCGGGCAACCCTGAGTCCGCTCTTCCCGTGCTGCCCCCACCCCAGGAGCCGCCGGCCATGATGGAAGTTCCCCAGGCTCAGATGCCGGCCGCCGCCAGTCTGCCGCTCGCGCTGCCCCCCCCTGGGACGGAAGGCAAACCCCTACCTCCCGGGAATGTCCCCGAGGTGACCCTGCCTCCCCTTGAATTGGCACCTGCCCCAGCCGAGGCGCGGATTTTTCTGAAGGGGCCTGGCCTGGTCACGGTTGGAGAGGAGTTTGTCGTCGAGGTTGCTGTGGATGCAATGCAGAACCTTTACAGTGCTCCCTTCTTTCTGTTCTTCCCTCCGGAGCTCTGCAGTTTCGTACGGGCCGAGGAAGGAGAGTTCCTCGGCGCCAGTGGCGCGAGCACGATCTTCACCTCCAGCGCCAATCGCGACAAGGGGCAGCTGATCATCGGTACCAAGCAGGGGGCCGCCGGAACCGGTTCCTCCGGCGCCGGAATCCTGGCACGGGTAGTTTTCACCGCCCAGGCCGTAGGCCGGGGCGAGATCACCCTCGATCGGGTGAATTTCCGGGACCCGGCCGGAAACCGGTTGTCAGTAGTGACCGACGGACTGCCGATCGAGGTGCGCTAG